From the Cryptomeria japonica chromosome 2, Sugi_1.0, whole genome shotgun sequence genome, one window contains:
- the LOC131071359 gene encoding probable protein disulfide-isomerase A6 — MNKIWILAFAGLAFAALIVQVRSDDVVALTPDTFDNEVGKDKGALVEFYAPWCGHCKKLAPEYEKLGASFKKAKSVLIAKVDCDEHKSICSKYGVSGFPTIKWFPKGSLEPKDYKGGRTAEELAEFVNTEEGIHVKVTAPQSEVVVLSPENFDSVVLDESKDVLVEFYAPWCGHCKNLAPVYENVATAYKFEKDVVIANVDADKHKDLAEKYGVGGFPTLKFFPKTNKAGEDYDGGRDLDDFVAFINERAGTNRDGQGRLTSLAGKVPSMEDLVKEFLAAAEDERKAVLAKFEEESAKLVGAPASFAKVYVKAAKKTIEKGVNYAKNEVDRLDRILEKSVSPTKADEFIVKKNILSSFASQ, encoded by the exons ATGAACAAAATATGGATCTTAGCTTTTGCCGGGCTTGCCTTCGCAGCTTTGATTGTGCAGGTTCGATCCGATGACGTGGTGGCCCTAACTCCCGATACATTTGACAATGAAGTGGGCAAAGATAAGGGTGCGCTCGTCGAATTTTACGCACCATG GTGTGGACATTGTAAAAAACTTGCACCTGAATATGAGAAACTTGGGGCAAGTTTCAAGAAGGCCAAATCTGTTTTGATAGCAAAG GTTGATTGTGACGAGCATAAAAGTATATGCTCAAAGTATGGCGTCTCTGGTTTTCCTACTATCAAGTGGTTCCCCAAAGGATCATTGGAACCAAAAGA CTATAAAGGTGGCCGTACTGCAGAAGAGCTTGCTGAGTTTGTGAATACTGAGGAAg GTATTCATGTGAAAGTGACTGCTCCCCAATCTGAGGTAGTGGTGTTATCACCTGAGAATTTTGACTCAGTTGTTCTGGATGAATCAAAAGATGTTCTTGTCGAGTTTTATGCACCATG GTGTGGTCATTGCAAAAATCTGGCTCCT GTATACGAAAATGTTGCTACAGCATACAAATTTGAGAAAGATGTAGTGATTGCAAATGTTGATGCTGATAAACACAAGGACCTTGCAGAAAA GTATGGTGTTGGTGGATTTCCAACATTAAAATTCTTCCCTAAGACCAATAAGGCTGGTGAAGATTATGATGGTGGTCGTGATTTGGATGACTTTGTTGCTTTTATCAATGAGAGGGCTGGTACAAATCGTGATGGGCAGGGCCGCCTGACATCTCTT GCTGGCAAAGTTCCAAGCATGGAGGATTTGGTAAAAGAATTTTTGGCTGCTGCTGAAGATGAACGCAAGGCTGTTTTGGCAAAATTTGAGGAGGAATCTGCAAAATTGGTTGGTGCTCCTGCAAG TTTTGCAAAGGTTTATGTGAAGGCTGCAAAAAAGACAATAGAGAAGGGTGTGAACTATGCAAAGAATGAGGTTGATCGACTTGACCGCATTCTTGAAAAG TCTGTTAGCCCCACAAAAGCAGATGAGTTCATTGTCAAGAAGAACATTCTATCATCTTTTGCATCACAGTAA